One Nonomuraea angiospora DNA segment encodes these proteins:
- a CDS encoding glycosyltransferase family 4 protein produces MRIAIVGPTYPYKGGGAQHTTELAHRLAAQGHDVVIESWRAQYPSFLYPGQQTISAPEGTPFPKTLRELDWRRPDGWVAAGRRLRSADLVVLAVLSPVQVPAYLGILYGIRRKVRTIALCHNVLPHERKPYDEPLMKALLKRVDGVLTHSEQQAGLARGLTGSPVSVAALPPHLPSTNAEKSTQVHRRLLFFGIVRPYKGLDLLLRALPDGISLTVAGEFWGGLEETRALVAELGLGDRVELRPGYVAAEDVPGLFARADALVLPYRNATASQNVWLGHEHGVPVIATRVGALADHVTDGVDGLLVEPGDAGALRAAIERFYASGEPERLRSGVKAVDPEPFWSAYAGALLAA; encoded by the coding sequence GTGCGGATCGCGATCGTCGGCCCCACCTATCCGTACAAGGGGGGCGGGGCCCAGCACACCACCGAGCTGGCGCACCGCCTCGCGGCCCAGGGTCACGACGTGGTGATCGAGTCGTGGCGGGCGCAGTATCCGTCGTTCCTCTACCCGGGGCAGCAGACGATCTCCGCGCCGGAGGGCACGCCTTTCCCGAAGACCCTGCGCGAGCTCGACTGGCGGCGTCCCGACGGGTGGGTGGCCGCCGGGAGGCGGCTGAGGTCGGCGGACCTGGTGGTGCTGGCCGTGCTGAGTCCGGTGCAGGTCCCCGCCTATTTGGGGATTTTGTACGGGATAAGGCGAAAAGTCAGGACTATTGCCCTCTGCCACAACGTGCTGCCCCACGAGCGCAAGCCGTACGACGAGCCGCTCATGAAGGCGCTGCTCAAGCGGGTCGACGGGGTGCTGACTCACTCCGAGCAGCAGGCCGGGCTGGCCAGGGGCCTGACGGGCAGTCCGGTCAGCGTGGCGGCGCTGCCGCCGCACCTGCCCTCCACCAACGCCGAGAAATCCACCCAGGTCCATCGCCGGCTGCTGTTCTTCGGCATCGTGCGGCCGTACAAGGGGCTGGATCTGCTGCTCAGGGCGCTGCCCGACGGGATCTCGCTGACGGTCGCGGGGGAGTTCTGGGGCGGGCTGGAGGAGACGCGGGCGCTGGTCGCCGAGCTGGGCCTCGGTGACCGGGTCGAGCTGCGGCCCGGCTACGTGGCCGCCGAGGACGTGCCGGGGCTGTTCGCCCGGGCGGACGCGCTCGTGCTCCCCTACCGGAACGCGACCGCCAGCCAGAACGTCTGGCTCGGCCACGAGCACGGCGTGCCGGTGATCGCCACCCGCGTCGGCGCGCTCGCCGACCACGTCACCGACGGCGTGGACGGGCTGCTGGTCGAGCCGGGCGACGCCGGGGCGCTGCGCGCGGCGATCGAGCGCTTCTACGCCTCGGGCGAGCCCGAGAGGTTGCGGTCGGGCGTCAAGGCCGTCGACCCCGAGCCGTTCTGGTCGGCGTACGCGGGGGCGCTGCTGGCCGCCTGA
- a CDS encoding lysylphosphatidylglycerol synthase transmembrane domain-containing protein, with protein MLRRLLRVVLALIALAFLGYGLATNWDETTGAVAAMSPWAVLGAFAAVLLGQFCVLVAWREILAGLGTRVPLRIAGRIMFVGQLGKYIPGAVWAYAAMMDLGRDHGSPPRRTFATISLSLVINLGVAVSIAAATLGSLEAVRKAWYLVLLVPVIIVCLHPKVLTWGLNLALRVARKEPLESVLPGRTVVVAVAWTALGWFVYGLHIWLLSGRSDLYLVATGAYAFAWATGILTIVVPAGVGVREGALVLVLAPLIGTPAALAVAIVSRVAFTLADAAAAGISFVLGRQAASSAPAYADQNGSGSTALTPDRNLSGSPEA; from the coding sequence ATGCTCCGTCGCCTGCTGCGCGTCGTACTCGCTCTGATCGCCCTCGCCTTCCTGGGCTACGGACTGGCCACGAACTGGGACGAGACCACCGGGGCCGTGGCCGCGATGTCGCCGTGGGCGGTGCTCGGGGCGTTCGCGGCGGTGCTGCTCGGCCAGTTCTGCGTCCTGGTGGCCTGGCGGGAGATCCTGGCGGGGCTCGGCACGCGGGTGCCGCTGCGGATCGCGGGGCGGATCATGTTCGTGGGCCAGCTGGGCAAGTACATCCCGGGCGCCGTGTGGGCGTACGCGGCGATGATGGACCTCGGGCGCGACCACGGCAGCCCGCCGCGGCGCACGTTCGCGACGATCTCGCTGAGCCTGGTGATCAACCTCGGCGTCGCCGTCTCGATCGCCGCCGCGACGCTGGGCTCGCTGGAGGCGGTGCGCAAGGCCTGGTACCTCGTGCTGCTCGTGCCGGTGATCATCGTGTGCCTGCATCCCAAGGTGCTCACCTGGGGTCTCAACCTGGCGCTGCGGGTCGCGCGCAAGGAGCCGCTGGAGAGCGTGCTGCCCGGCCGTACCGTGGTCGTCGCGGTGGCGTGGACCGCGCTCGGCTGGTTCGTGTACGGCCTGCACATCTGGCTGCTCTCCGGCCGCTCCGACCTCTACCTCGTCGCGACCGGGGCATACGCGTTCGCGTGGGCCACCGGGATCCTCACCATCGTCGTGCCCGCGGGGGTCGGGGTCAGGGAGGGCGCGCTGGTGCTGGTGCTCGCGCCGCTCATCGGCACCCCGGCGGCGCTCGCGGTGGCGATCGTGTCGCGGGTGGCGTTCACGCTGGCGGACGCGGCGGCCGCGGGCATCTCGTTCGTGCTCGGCCGTCAGGCGGCCAGCAGCGCCCCCGCGTACGCCGACCAGAACGGCTCGGGGTCGACGGCCTTGACGCCCGACCGCAACCTCTCGGGCTCGCCCGAGGCGTAG
- a CDS encoding class I SAM-dependent methyltransferase — translation MGKQRVAQLEYSEFQSAMLDEGKRRRKAAKIIAVLEHFRGPLGGLTVGDVGCSAGFIADELALAGAKHTLGIDIDVPGLRKAADRFGERVAFVCGDGTALPFPDGSIDVLVFNHIYEHVVDPDAVVAEMHRVLSDDGVLYLGLGNRLGVMEPHYKLPFLSYLPPALADRYVRAFGRADHYYERFRTRRGLRRMLRAFHVWDYTFPVLATPGRFAGGELFPGALGRIAQTVLARMPRELLRLLLPLVPTYLWVATKTPRRPAGAALPQPPERVRPL, via the coding sequence GTGGGTAAGCAACGGGTCGCGCAGCTCGAATACTCGGAGTTCCAGTCCGCCATGCTCGACGAGGGCAAACGGCGGCGGAAGGCTGCGAAGATCATCGCGGTGCTCGAGCACTTCCGCGGGCCGCTGGGCGGGCTGACGGTGGGCGACGTGGGCTGCTCCGCGGGGTTCATCGCCGACGAGCTCGCGCTGGCCGGGGCGAAGCACACGCTGGGCATCGACATCGACGTGCCGGGGCTGCGCAAGGCGGCCGACCGGTTCGGCGAGCGGGTGGCGTTCGTGTGCGGTGACGGCACCGCGCTGCCGTTCCCCGACGGGTCGATCGACGTGCTGGTCTTCAACCACATCTACGAGCACGTGGTCGACCCCGACGCCGTGGTGGCCGAGATGCACCGGGTGCTGTCCGACGACGGCGTCCTCTACCTGGGGCTGGGCAACCGGCTCGGCGTCATGGAGCCCCACTACAAGCTGCCGTTCCTGTCCTACCTGCCGCCGGCGCTGGCCGATCGCTACGTGCGGGCGTTCGGGCGGGCCGACCACTACTACGAGCGGTTCAGGACGCGGCGCGGGCTGCGCAGGATGCTGCGGGCCTTCCACGTGTGGGACTACACCTTCCCCGTGCTGGCCACGCCGGGCCGGTTCGCGGGGGGCGAGCTGTTCCCGGGCGCGCTGGGGCGGATCGCGCAGACCGTGCTGGCCCGCATGCCCCGTGAGCTGCTCAGGCTGCTGCTGCCCCTGGTCCCCACCTACCTGTGGGTGGCCACCAAGACGCCGCGGCGGCCCGCGGGCGCGGCGCTGCCGCAGCCGCCCGAGCGGGTCCGCCCGCTGTGA
- a CDS encoding lysylphosphatidylglycerol synthase transmembrane domain-containing protein, whose translation MSRGTAVEQPESAEAAPRRSPVRRLVRYGFLAVALGFGAYAVAKQWDAVVAGFARLSWAALAGSLVAVVAALLGAMLTWRTLLADLGSPLPLRPAARVFFVGQLGKYIPGAVWPVIAQMEMGRDLGVPRSRSAAAFFLMMPIQLATGLLVTLVTLGWDRYGWLLLFIPLLLVLLEPKVINAVIGYALRKMKREPLERPLTRRGMLTALGWALAGWLCYGAHLYFIAPQGGVLFAVGAFAVSWCLGILTFVVPAGAGVREVAMVAVLAPHVDGGAAIAVALSSRIVIILGDLICAGMAGIAARRNSV comes from the coding sequence GTGAGCCGGGGCACCGCCGTGGAGCAGCCTGAGAGCGCGGAGGCCGCCCCGCGGCGCTCGCCGGTCCGCAGGCTCGTCCGGTACGGCTTCCTGGCCGTCGCGCTCGGCTTCGGCGCCTACGCCGTGGCCAAGCAGTGGGACGCCGTGGTGGCCGGGTTCGCCCGGCTGTCGTGGGCGGCGCTGGCCGGGTCGCTGGTCGCCGTGGTCGCCGCGCTGCTCGGCGCCATGCTCACCTGGCGCACCCTCCTGGCCGACCTCGGCTCCCCGCTGCCGCTGAGGCCCGCCGCCAGGGTCTTCTTCGTGGGCCAGCTCGGCAAATACATCCCCGGCGCCGTCTGGCCGGTGATCGCCCAGATGGAGATGGGCCGCGACCTCGGCGTGCCGCGCTCGCGCAGCGCGGCGGCGTTCTTTCTGATGATGCCCATCCAGCTGGCCACGGGCCTGCTCGTCACGCTGGTCACGCTCGGCTGGGACCGCTACGGCTGGCTGCTGCTGTTCATCCCGCTGCTGCTGGTCCTGCTGGAGCCCAAGGTCATCAACGCCGTGATCGGCTACGCCCTGCGCAAGATGAAGCGGGAGCCGCTCGAACGCCCGCTCACCCGGCGCGGCATGCTCACCGCCCTCGGCTGGGCGCTGGCCGGCTGGCTCTGCTACGGCGCGCACCTCTACTTCATCGCCCCCCAGGGCGGCGTGCTCTTCGCCGTCGGGGCCTTCGCGGTGTCGTGGTGCCTGGGCATCCTGACCTTCGTGGTCCCGGCGGGCGCGGGCGTGCGGGAGGTCGCGATGGTCGCGGTGCTGGCGCCTCACGTGGACGGCGGCGCGGCGATCGCGGTGGCGCTTTCGTCCCGCATTGTCATCATTCTTGGGGACCTGATCTGCGCCGGTATGGCCGGAATCGCAGCGCGTCGCAACTCCGTGTGA
- a CDS encoding glycosyltransferase family 4 protein, with amino-acid sequence MPRVLVDAAAVPADRGALIRYVDGLVAALDRAGADLAVVCQRSEAERYRSLAPSALVLPGPVAISNRAARLAWEQSGLPLLARQAGADVIHAPYYSIPLGSGLPTVVTIHDATWFTEPDQHGPRASFFRSATRTAVRHARRVIVPSKATRDELVRVLAADPTRIDVAYHGVDLGQFHPPSEDEIRRVALRCGLHGQPYVAFLGALDPRKNVPNLIRGFAAAAKRLDTPPALVIGGGVHEDDVDAACREVEATVRVIRPGYLRAPDLPGFLGGALVVAFPSRGEGFGLPVLEAMACGAPVLTTDRTSLPEVGGDAVAYTEPDADSIAAALGHLLGSSARREQLREAGLARAREFTWDASAEAHLSSYQRAIE; translated from the coding sequence ATGCCTCGAGTGCTCGTCGACGCGGCGGCGGTCCCCGCGGACCGTGGCGCGTTGATCAGATATGTGGACGGGCTCGTGGCCGCGCTCGACCGGGCCGGCGCGGACCTCGCCGTGGTCTGCCAGCGATCGGAGGCCGAGCGCTACCGGAGCCTCGCGCCCTCGGCCCTGGTCCTGCCGGGGCCCGTGGCGATCTCCAACCGGGCCGCCCGGCTCGCCTGGGAACAGTCCGGCCTGCCGCTGCTCGCCCGCCAGGCGGGGGCGGACGTGATCCACGCCCCCTACTACTCCATCCCGCTCGGCTCGGGCCTGCCGACCGTGGTGACGATCCACGACGCCACCTGGTTCACCGAGCCCGACCAGCACGGTCCGCGGGCGTCGTTCTTCCGCTCCGCCACCCGCACGGCCGTGCGCCACGCCCGGCGGGTGATCGTGCCCTCCAAGGCGACCAGGGACGAGCTCGTCCGCGTGCTCGCCGCCGACCCCACCCGCATCGACGTCGCCTACCACGGGGTGGACCTGGGGCAGTTCCACCCGCCGAGCGAGGACGAGATCCGCCGGGTCGCGCTGCGGTGCGGGCTGCACGGCCAGCCCTACGTGGCGTTCCTGGGCGCGCTCGACCCCCGTAAGAACGTTCCCAACCTCATCCGCGGCTTCGCCGCCGCCGCGAAGCGCCTGGACACGCCGCCCGCGCTGGTGATCGGCGGAGGGGTCCACGAGGACGACGTCGACGCCGCCTGCCGGGAGGTGGAGGCCACGGTCAGGGTGATCCGGCCCGGCTACCTGCGCGCGCCCGACCTGCCCGGGTTCCTGGGCGGGGCGCTCGTGGTGGCCTTCCCCTCGCGCGGCGAGGGGTTCGGGCTGCCGGTGCTGGAGGCCATGGCCTGCGGGGCGCCGGTCCTGACGACGGATCGCACGTCGCTGCCGGAGGTCGGCGGCGACGCCGTGGCCTACACCGAGCCGGACGCCGACAGCATCGCCGCGGCGCTCGGACACCTGCTGGGCTCCTCCGCCCGCAGGGAGCAACTGCGGGAGGCGGGGCTGGCGAGAGCACGCGAGTTCACCTGGGACGCCTCGGCCGAGGCGCATCTCAGCTCTTATCAACGCGCGATCGAATAG
- a CDS encoding sugar phosphate nucleotidyltransferase produces the protein MESSLPDLEAILLVGGQGTRLRPLTLGTPKPLLPTAGVPFLAHQLARARSFGVRRIVFATSYKASMFEPAFGDGSAFGLSLEYITEETPLGTGGAIRNAAEALTAGPSDPVLILNGDILSGHDIGDQVRTHLARHAAVTLHLTEVDDPSRFGCVPTDETGRVTAFLEKTPNPVTNRINAGCYVFTRSVIDSIPRDEIVSVERETFPGLIEAGELVLGYADRTYWLDVGTPAAFVRGSRDLVLGRVASPALPGPTGEFLALEGAQVSPEAKVQGGTAVGARVVVEAGATVVGSVLSDDCVIEAGASVTDSVVGRGARVCAGTVVCDAVIGDGAIVGPGNELQNGVRIWPGVELPERALRYSSDV, from the coding sequence ATGGAGAGCTCTTTGCCAGACCTCGAGGCGATCCTCCTGGTCGGGGGGCAGGGCACGCGCCTGCGTCCGCTGACACTGGGCACGCCGAAACCGCTGCTGCCGACCGCCGGAGTGCCGTTCCTGGCTCACCAACTCGCCCGGGCGCGATCTTTCGGCGTCCGCCGGATCGTGTTCGCGACCTCCTACAAGGCCTCGATGTTCGAGCCCGCCTTCGGCGACGGGTCGGCGTTCGGGCTCTCCCTCGAATACATCACCGAGGAGACGCCGCTGGGCACCGGCGGCGCGATCCGCAACGCCGCCGAAGCCCTCACGGCGGGGCCGTCCGACCCGGTGCTCATCCTCAACGGGGACATCCTCTCCGGCCACGACATCGGCGATCAGGTGCGCACCCACCTCGCACGACATGCCGCTGTAACGCTCCATTTGACAGAAGTCGACGATCCCTCCCGGTTCGGATGCGTCCCGACCGATGAGACCGGGCGGGTGACGGCCTTCCTGGAGAAGACCCCCAACCCGGTCACCAACCGGATCAACGCCGGCTGCTACGTCTTCACCCGGTCGGTGATCGACTCGATCCCCCGCGACGAGATCGTGTCCGTGGAGCGGGAGACGTTCCCCGGGCTGATCGAGGCGGGCGAGCTGGTGCTGGGCTACGCCGACCGCACCTACTGGCTCGACGTCGGCACGCCGGCGGCCTTCGTGCGGGGCTCGCGCGACCTGGTGCTGGGCCGGGTCGCCTCGCCCGCGCTGCCCGGGCCGACCGGGGAGTTCCTCGCGCTGGAAGGGGCTCAGGTCTCGCCGGAGGCCAAGGTGCAGGGCGGCACGGCGGTCGGCGCGCGGGTCGTGGTCGAGGCCGGGGCGACCGTGGTGGGCTCGGTGCTGAGCGACGACTGCGTCATCGAGGCGGGCGCCTCCGTGACGGACTCCGTGGTGGGCCGGGGCGCGCGGGTCTGCGCGGGCACGGTGGTGTGCGACGCGGTGATCGGCGACGGCGCCATCGTGGGGCCGGGCAACGAGCTGCAGAACGGCGTGCGCATCTGGCCGGGTGTGGAGCTGCCCGAGCGCGCGCTGCGCTATTCGAGCGACGTCTGA
- a CDS encoding DNA-3-methyladenine glycosylase family protein — protein MRERRWVPDGPLDVGLALQPHKRGGGDPTWRQGADGSVWRTSRTPAGPCTLRVSVTAGCVHGQAWGPGADWALETLPALLGAFDDASGFVAKHEVLAEVVRKNPGLRIGRTGRVMEALVPAVLEQKVVGQEAWRAWRWLLGRYGEPAPGPAPEGMRVVPEPVVWRQIPSWHWHRAGAEAVRARTIANAAWHADKLEAAASTEELDRLLRALPGIGVWTSAEVRQRAMGDPDAVSVGDFHLAKLVGYALAGEKTDDPGMLRLLEPYEGHRHRAALLVWLTGLRPPARGPRMAARDYRSF, from the coding sequence GTGAGGGAGCGCAGGTGGGTGCCCGACGGGCCGCTGGACGTGGGGCTGGCGTTGCAGCCGCACAAGCGCGGCGGCGGGGATCCCACCTGGCGGCAGGGCGCTGACGGGTCCGTGTGGCGCACGTCCAGGACGCCCGCCGGGCCGTGCACGCTGCGGGTGAGCGTCACGGCCGGGTGCGTGCACGGGCAGGCGTGGGGGCCGGGGGCGGACTGGGCGCTGGAGACGCTGCCCGCGCTGTTGGGGGCATTTGATGATGCTTCCGGTTTTGTCGCCAAACATGAGGTTTTGGCAGAGGTTGTCAGGAAAAATCCGGGTTTGCGGATCGGGCGGACCGGGCGGGTCATGGAGGCCCTCGTACCGGCCGTGCTCGAACAGAAGGTGGTCGGGCAGGAGGCGTGGCGGGCCTGGCGGTGGCTGCTCGGCCGCTACGGCGAGCCCGCGCCCGGACCCGCGCCCGAGGGGATGCGGGTCGTGCCCGAGCCCGTGGTGTGGCGGCAGATCCCCAGCTGGCACTGGCACCGCGCGGGAGCGGAGGCCGTGCGTGCCAGGACGATCGCGAACGCCGCCTGGCACGCCGACAAGCTGGAGGCCGCCGCGAGCACCGAGGAACTCGACCGGCTGCTGCGGGCGCTGCCCGGGATCGGGGTGTGGACCTCGGCCGAGGTGCGCCAGCGGGCGATGGGCGACCCGGACGCGGTGAGCGTCGGCGACTTCCATCTGGCCAAGCTCGTCGGTTACGCGCTGGCCGGGGAGAAGACCGACGACCCCGGGATGTTGCGGCTGCTGGAGCCGTACGAGGGGCATCGGCACCGCGCCGCGCTGCTGGTCTGGCTCACCGGTCTGCGCCCGCCCGCGCGCGGGCCCCGGATGGCCGCGCGCGACTACCGGTCCTTCTGA
- a CDS encoding bifunctional FO biosynthesis protein CofGH — MSLVSDSALRRALARARDGKALDVTEVTVLLHARGEHLDALLEHASRVRDAGLRAVGREGIITYSRKVFIPLTRLCRDRCGYCTFATAPHKLPAPFLSPDEVLEIARQGAAMGCKEALFTLGDRPEDRWHQARSWLDAHGYDDTLSYVRAMAIRVLEETGLLPHLNPGVLTWRDLQRLKPVAPSMGMMLETTSRRLFEEKGEAHYGSPDKDPAVRLRVLEDAGRTNVPFTTGILIGIGETVEDRAESIFAIRRVAREYGGIQEVIVQNFRAKPDTAMRGLPDASLEELAATIAVARLVLGPRVRIQAPPNLVDSEYALMIRAGIDDWGGVSPLTPDHVNPERPWPQISLLEDRTAESGFQLRERLTIYPEYVLAGEPWLDPRLFAHVAALADPVTGLARPDAELRGLPWQEPDGGFASAGRVDLHVEVDTSGRTHDRRDDFDHVYGDWTALRDRLTPPSSTPAPSPTASSEGEAAGGVAAGGASDGASLTGAGAVGGGTPGEVRRALRRAAADPGGLSDAEAVALLAAEGEALDELAAIADDLRRQAVGDEVTYVVNRNINFTNVCYTGCRFCAFAQRRTDADAYTLSLDQVADRAQEGWDAGATEVCMQGGIHPDLPGTAYFDLAKAVKERTPGMHVHAFSPMEVINGASRTDMSIQAWLEAAKEAGVDSLPGTAAEILDDDVRWVLTKGKLPAKEWVEVITTAHKVGIPTTSTMMYGHVDNHLHWVRHIKLIRSLQERTGGFSEFVLLPFVHTSAPIYLAGVARPGPTAQENRAVHALARILLHGAIKNIQCSWVKLRDDLCRQVLQGGVNDLGGTLMEETISRMAGSENGSYKTISELREMVEVTGRPVRQRTTEYGVPTDERLAASEASDGVCKSVRRVLPMA; from the coding sequence ATGAGTCTCGTCAGTGATTCCGCGCTCCGCCGGGCCCTCGCGCGTGCCCGCGACGGCAAGGCCCTCGACGTCACGGAGGTGACCGTCCTCCTGCACGCCCGGGGCGAACACCTCGACGCCCTGCTCGAACATGCCTCCCGCGTACGTGACGCCGGGCTGCGGGCGGTCGGCCGCGAAGGGATCATCACGTATAGCAGGAAAGTGTTCATCCCGTTGACCCGGCTCTGCCGGGACCGTTGTGGCTACTGCACCTTCGCGACCGCGCCGCACAAGCTGCCCGCCCCGTTCCTGAGCCCTGACGAGGTGCTGGAGATCGCCCGGCAGGGGGCGGCCATGGGGTGCAAGGAGGCGCTGTTCACGCTGGGGGACCGGCCTGAGGACCGCTGGCACCAGGCGCGCTCGTGGCTCGACGCGCACGGCTATGACGACACCCTTTCCTACGTGCGGGCCATGGCGATCAGGGTGCTGGAGGAGACCGGGCTGCTGCCGCACCTCAACCCGGGGGTGCTGACCTGGCGTGACCTGCAGCGGCTCAAGCCCGTCGCGCCGTCCATGGGGATGATGCTGGAGACGACGTCGCGGCGGCTGTTCGAGGAGAAGGGGGAGGCCCACTACGGGTCGCCGGACAAGGACCCGGCCGTCCGCCTGCGCGTCCTGGAGGACGCCGGACGGACGAACGTGCCCTTCACCACCGGGATCCTGATCGGCATCGGCGAGACCGTCGAGGACCGGGCCGAGTCGATCTTCGCGATCCGGCGGGTGGCGCGCGAGTACGGCGGGATCCAGGAGGTCATCGTCCAGAACTTCCGCGCCAAGCCCGACACGGCGATGCGGGGGCTGCCGGACGCGTCCCTGGAGGAGCTGGCGGCCACGATCGCGGTCGCGCGGCTCGTGCTCGGGCCCCGGGTCCGCATCCAGGCCCCGCCCAACCTGGTGGACTCCGAGTACGCGCTGATGATCCGGGCGGGGATCGACGACTGGGGCGGGGTGTCGCCGCTCACGCCCGACCACGTGAACCCCGAACGGCCCTGGCCGCAGATCTCCCTCCTGGAGGACCGGACCGCCGAGTCCGGGTTCCAGCTCCGGGAGCGGCTGACGATCTATCCCGAGTACGTGCTGGCCGGGGAGCCGTGGCTCGACCCCCGGCTCTTCGCCCACGTGGCCGCCCTGGCGGATCCCGTCACGGGGCTCGCCCGGCCTGACGCCGAGCTGCGGGGGTTGCCGTGGCAGGAGCCGGACGGCGGGTTCGCGTCGGCGGGGCGGGTCGATCTGCACGTGGAGGTTGACACGTCGGGGCGCACGCACGATCGGCGGGACGACTTCGACCACGTCTACGGCGACTGGACCGCCCTCCGCGACCGCCTCACCCCACCCTCCTCCACCCCCGCGCCGTCGCCCACCGCGTCGTCGGAGGGCGAGGCGGCGGGCGGCGTGGCGGCGGGCGGCGCTTCGGACGGCGCCTCGCTCACCGGCGCCGGTGCGGTGGGTGGTGGGACGCCCGGGGAGGTACGGCGGGCGTTGCGGAGGGCGGCGGCCGATCCGGGTGGGTTGAGTGACGCCGAGGCCGTCGCGTTGCTGGCCGCCGAAGGCGAGGCGCTGGACGAGCTGGCCGCCATCGCCGACGACCTCCGCCGGCAGGCCGTGGGCGACGAGGTCACCTACGTCGTCAACAGGAACATCAACTTCACCAACGTGTGCTACACCGGCTGCCGCTTCTGCGCCTTCGCCCAGCGCAGGACGGACGCCGACGCGTACACCCTGAGCCTGGACCAGGTGGCGGACCGGGCGCAGGAGGGGTGGGACGCGGGCGCGACCGAGGTGTGCATGCAGGGCGGCATCCACCCCGACCTCCCCGGCACCGCGTACTTCGACCTGGCCAAGGCGGTCAAGGAGCGGACGCCCGGGATGCACGTGCACGCGTTCTCCCCGATGGAGGTCATCAACGGGGCCAGCCGCACCGACATGTCCATCCAGGCGTGGCTGGAGGCGGCCAAGGAGGCCGGGGTCGACTCGCTGCCCGGGACGGCGGCCGAGATCCTGGACGACGACGTCAGATGGGTGCTGACCAAGGGGAAGCTGCCCGCGAAGGAGTGGGTGGAGGTCATCACGACGGCCCACAAGGTGGGCATCCCGACCACGTCCACCATGATGTACGGGCACGTCGACAACCACTTGCACTGGGTCAGGCACATCAAGCTGATCCGCAGCCTCCAGGAGCGGACCGGCGGGTTCTCCGAGTTCGTGCTGCTGCCGTTCGTGCACACCAGCGCCCCCATCTACCTGGCCGGCGTCGCCCGCCCGGGCCCCACGGCGCAGGAGAACCGGGCCGTGCACGCGCTCGCCAGGATCCTCCTGCACGGCGCGATCAAGAACATCCAGTGCTCCTGGGTGAAGCTCCGTGACGACCTGTGCCGCCAGGTGCTCCAGGGCGGCGTGAACGACCTCGGCGGCACCCTCATGGAGGAGACCATCAGCCGCATGGCCGGCTCGGAGAACGGCTCGTACAAGACGATCAGCGAGCTGCGCGAGATGGTCGAGGTCACCGGCAGGCCGGTCAGGCAGCGCACCACCGAGTACGGCGTCCCTACGGACGAACGGCTCGCGGCGTCCGAGGCCAGCGACGGCGTGTGCAAGAGCGTCAGGAGGGTCCTGCCGATGGCGTAG